From Amycolatopsis sp. cg9, one genomic window encodes:
- the cydB gene encoding cytochrome d ubiquinol oxidase subunit II, translating to MTLEVVWFVVIAFFWLGYLFLEGFDFGVGMLLPILARDNTERRVMVNTIGPVWDGNEVWLIVAGGAMFAAFPGWYASLFSAAYLPLLLLLLALIGRGVAFEYRGKVDSDRWRRTWDRVIVAGSWIPPLGVGLVLATSVLGLPLDAEGNRVGSAFAAVRWDTLLGAVAITAFSITHGAAFLALKTTGELRERARKLAIRLLPLAMVPIVAFLAVVQWRNGTLWTLLAFGVAAIAAVVAWFRLRADRDGQAFAALGVTIAAAAVVLFGSLFPNVLPSTLDAANDLTIAGTASSPYTLTVMTWVAVFGAPAVLIYQGWTYWVFRKRIGTQHIPAVHAP from the coding sequence ATGACCCTCGAAGTCGTCTGGTTCGTCGTCATCGCCTTCTTCTGGCTCGGCTACCTGTTCCTCGAAGGCTTCGACTTCGGCGTCGGCATGCTGCTGCCGATCCTCGCCCGCGACAACACCGAGCGGCGCGTCATGGTCAACACCATCGGGCCGGTCTGGGACGGCAACGAGGTCTGGCTCATCGTCGCCGGCGGCGCGATGTTCGCGGCGTTCCCCGGCTGGTACGCGAGTCTCTTCTCGGCCGCCTACCTGCCGCTCCTGCTCCTGCTGCTCGCCCTCATCGGCCGCGGCGTCGCCTTCGAGTACCGCGGCAAGGTCGACTCCGACCGCTGGCGGCGCACCTGGGACCGCGTCATCGTGGCCGGCTCGTGGATCCCGCCGCTGGGTGTCGGGCTGGTGCTCGCGACCAGCGTCCTCGGCCTGCCGCTCGACGCCGAGGGCAACCGCGTCGGCTCCGCGTTCGCCGCCGTCCGCTGGGACACCCTGCTCGGCGCGGTCGCCATCACCGCCTTCTCGATCACGCACGGCGCCGCGTTCCTCGCCCTCAAGACCACGGGTGAGCTGCGGGAACGCGCCCGCAAGCTGGCGATCCGGCTGCTGCCGCTCGCGATGGTGCCGATCGTCGCGTTCCTGGCGGTCGTCCAGTGGCGCAATGGCACGCTGTGGACGCTGCTCGCGTTCGGCGTCGCCGCCATCGCCGCGGTCGTGGCCTGGTTCCGGCTGCGCGCGGACCGCGACGGCCAGGCGTTCGCGGCGCTCGGGGTGACGATCGCCGCGGCGGCCGTCGTGCTCTTCGGTTCGCTCTTCCCGAACGTCCTGCCCTCGACCCTCGACGCCGCCAACGACCTCACCATCGCGGGCACCGCGTCGAGCCCGTACACGCTGACCGTGATGACCTGGGTCGCCGTCTTCGGCGCCCCGGCCGTGCTGATCTACCAGGGCTGGACGTACTGGGTGTTCC